The following DNA comes from Nocardia sp. XZ_19_385.
TAGGCCGCGGGTGAGCTGGCGGGCTCGGTGGTGGGCGATGCCGGAGTTGGTGGCGTGGATTACCAAAGCGGGGCAGGTGATTTCGGTCAGGCGGTCGAGTACCGAGTCGCGGGCCAGTAGGCAGCCGGCGGCGACTTCGATGCCGCGGCGGTCGCGGGTGAGCCAGCGTTTGGTCCAGATCTCGCGGTACCAGTCGTCGTCGCCGATGAGCCAGTGCGCCAACTGATTTACCGCGCGGTGGCGGGAATCGTCGTCGTACCACTCGTCCAGGAACTTCTGGGTCGCGGTGGACTGTTCGGGGGTGGGGCCGTGTGCCTCGGTGCTGATCAGGATGAGTGCGGAAACCCGTTCGGGCGCAATGAGGGCCGTGCGTAAGGCTGTGAAGCCGCCTTGCGCGGTGCCGCCGATGACGGCGCGCTCGGCGCCGAGATGGTCCAGGACAGTTAGGGCGTCGCGTGCGGCGGTCCAGTAGGTGAACGGCAGGCCCTGATCGGTGGTGCGGCCGTGGCCGCGCGCGTCCCAGGACACGATGCGGAATTCCGGTGCCAGCGCGGCCATTTGGGACGCGAACATGGTGCGGTCCATGAAGAACTCGTGGGCGAGCAGCACCACCGGACCGTCTCCGCCGCTGTCCTCGTAGTGGATGTCGGCGTCTATCGCGCGGGCGAATGGCACGAGCAGAGGATAACCAGCGCCGCCACGGCACGCGGGGCGATTTGCTGGGCTGCTGCTCCCGCATAGCCTGCCTGTTGATCAGTGGGCTCTGTCACCTGGCCGGGCCCGACGACTGCCCCGCACGGCGGCGCTGACAGGCCGCTCTAGACTATGGCGGTGGCAGATTCCCAGAGACCGGTCCTCGTCGTCGACTTCGGTGCCCAGTACGCCCAGCTGATCGCTCGTCGAGTCCGCGAATCGAGCGTCTACTCCGAGGTCATCCCGCACACCATGTCGGTGTCGGAGATCGCGGAGAAGCAGCCGCTCGCGGTGATCTTGTCCGGCGGCCCGTCCAGTGTGTACGCCGACGGCGCGCCGCAGCTGGACGCCAAGCTGTTCGACCTCGACGTCCCGGTTTTCGGCATCTGCTACGGCTTCCAGGCCATGGCCCAGGCGCTCGGCGGCACCGTCGCGCACACCGGCACCCGCGAGTACGGCCGCACCGACTTCAAGGTCGAGGGCGGTTTGCTGCACGGTGGCCTGCCCGCCACCCAGCCGGTGTGGATGAGCCACGGTGACGCGGTCACCGAGGCGCCGGCCGGGTTCGAGGTCACCGGCACCAGCGCGGGCGCTCCCGTCGCCGCGTTCGAGGACCGGGCCCGCCGCCTGGCCGGTGTGCAGTACCACCCGGAGGTGCTGCACTCGCCGCACGGGCAGCAGGTGCTCAGCCGCTTCCTGCACGAGATCGCCGGGATCAAGGCCGCCTGGACGCCCGCCAATATCGCCGACGCTCTGGTCACGCAGGTGCGTGAGCAGATCGGTGACGGCCACGCCATTTGCGGCCTGTCCGGCGGTGTGGACAGCGCCGTCGCCGCCGCGCTCGTGCAGCGCGCCATCGGTGACAGGTTGACCTGTGTGTTCGTCGATCACGGCCTGTTGCGGGCCGGGGAGCGCGAGCAGGTGCAGCAGGATTTCGTCGCCTCCACCGGCGCGAAGCTCGTGACCGTGGACGCGGTCGAGAAGTTCCTCGGTGAGCTGAAGGGCGTCACCGATCCGGAGGAGAAGCGCAAGATCATCGGCCGGGAGTTCATCCGGTCCTTCGAGGAGGCGGTGGCCGGGGTCGTCGCCGAGCACGGCGCCGAGGACGGGGCCATGCCGAAGGTCGAGTTCCTGGTGCAGGGCACGCTCTACCCGGACGTGGTGGAATCCGGCGGCGGCGCCGGTACCGCGAACATCAAGTCGCACCACAATGTCGGTGGCCTGCCCGACGATCTGGAATTCGATCTGGTCGAGCCGCTGCGGCTGCTGTTCAAGGACGAGGTCCGCGCGGTCGGCCGGGAGCTCGGCCTGCCCGAGGAAATTGTTGCGCGCCAGCCGTTCCCGGGTCCGGGCCTGGCCATCCGCATTATCGGCGAGGTGACCTTCGACCGGCTCGAACTGCTGCGGCAGGCCGATGCCATCGCGCGCGAGGAACTCACCGCCGCCGGACTCGACAAGTCCATCTGGCAGTGCCCGGTGGTGCTGCTCGCCGATGTGCGCAGCGTGGGCGTCCAGGGCGACGGCCGCACCTACGGTCATCCGATCGTGCTGCGCCCGGTGTCCAGTGAGGATGCCATGACCGCCGACTGGACTCGGCTGCCTTACGAAGTGCTGGAACGCATTTCGACCCGGATCACCAACGAGGTGGCCGAGGTCAACCGCGTGGTGCTCGATGTGACCAGCAAGCCGCCGGGCACCATCGAGTGGGAGTGATCCTCTCGCAGACATAGAAAAGGCCCGCCTCCCGGGGCGGGCCTTTCGCTATTCAGGTGGTCTAGCGGCGTTTGCGGGGTGAGATCACCAGCAGCACGCCGACCACGATGGCGGTGATCACGAGGATCCAGCCCAAGGAGATCGCGCCGCTGAGGGGCATCGTCGCCGGGCCGATCAGGGCCCAGACGCTGACCGCGAGGGCCAGCAGGCCGACGATCAGCAGCGACGGGGAGAATCCACGCTTGGTTTCGGGTTGCTCAGCCACGGGTCACCTCCACTTCGCCCATCCGCACGTCCACGTTCAGGTGGAGCACCGGTGCGTTCGGGTTGTTCGGGCCGGTGACGCCCGTCGGGCAGCTGAGCACCTCGCCTATGCTGACAGTGCATTTGGTATCGACGGTCATGTTTTGTGGGAGTAGGACTTTGGCCTCACCCATCTGCACGGAGACGTCGACGGTGCGGCTCTCGGTCAGGTTCAGTGAGCGCAGGTCCAGGGTGCCGGCGCCCATCGACAACACGTACTCGGGCCGCAGGTCGCTCACCGAGGCCGGGGTCCAGGTGTGGTCGCCCATGGTGGCCTCGTTGAAGTCGATCGGGCCGACCATCGAGGCCAGCAGGACGAAACCGGCGAGCGGGGCGGTTACCACCAGCAGACCCGCGCCGCGGCGCATGAAGGCGCCGATCACCAGGCCGACGCCGATCACGGCCAGCGCGATCGCGGCGATCCGGGCGGGTGTCATCCACTCCACGCCGGAGACCGCGGCCGCACCCGCGCCGCCGGCGGCGAGGATGGCCAGGCCGAGCACCGTCGGGGTGAGCCGGGAGCGGGGACGCTTCTGCGGCGGGGCGACCACGGTACGAGCCGGGGCGGGATCGGGCAGGTCCCAAGCCAGCGGTGCGACACCGAGCGGATCCCAGGACGGCGGAGTGACGCCGAAGACGTTCGGGTGCTCCGCGTTCGCGGTCCGGGTGGGCAGGAATTGCGCGGTGCCGGAATCGGATTCGCTCGTTTCCCGC
Coding sequences within:
- the guaA gene encoding glutamine-hydrolyzing GMP synthase, which translates into the protein MAVADSQRPVLVVDFGAQYAQLIARRVRESSVYSEVIPHTMSVSEIAEKQPLAVILSGGPSSVYADGAPQLDAKLFDLDVPVFGICYGFQAMAQALGGTVAHTGTREYGRTDFKVEGGLLHGGLPATQPVWMSHGDAVTEAPAGFEVTGTSAGAPVAAFEDRARRLAGVQYHPEVLHSPHGQQVLSRFLHEIAGIKAAWTPANIADALVTQVREQIGDGHAICGLSGGVDSAVAAALVQRAIGDRLTCVFVDHGLLRAGEREQVQQDFVASTGAKLVTVDAVEKFLGELKGVTDPEEKRKIIGREFIRSFEEAVAGVVAEHGAEDGAMPKVEFLVQGTLYPDVVESGGGAGTANIKSHHNVGGLPDDLEFDLVEPLRLLFKDEVRAVGRELGLPEEIVARQPFPGPGLAIRIIGEVTFDRLELLRQADAIAREELTAAGLDKSIWQCPVVLLADVRSVGVQGDGRTYGHPIVLRPVSSEDAMTADWTRLPYEVLERISTRITNEVAEVNRVVLDVTSKPPGTIEWE
- a CDS encoding alpha/beta fold hydrolase — protein: MPFARAIDADIHYEDSGGDGPVVLLAHEFFMDRTMFASQMAALAPEFRIVSWDARGHGRTTDQGLPFTYWTAARDALTVLDHLGAERAVIGGTAQGGFTALRTALIAPERVSALILISTEAHGPTPEQSTATQKFLDEWYDDDSRHRAVNQLAHWLIGDDDWYREIWTKRWLTRDRRGIEVAAGCLLARDSVLDRLTEITCPALVIHATNSGIAHHRARQLTRGLAHSTYVEITGARLAVTMTHPDTVNHAIRQFLRDRLTHAR